GATGGAAGACGAGGGGTTCCCAGAAAGGCCAGAACGAATAATCACTTAACAGTCTGTAATACCCTCAAAAAGTGACCGTCGGTCACAAAGCATATTACTATATATTGCAGCCCCATGGAAACGTGACGATTTTTTTTGTTGACAGACAACCCATGGCTGTGTAGCTAGTAAACCATGAATTCCACAACTGCCTCCAACTCCTCTTTTTCCAACTTTACCTTTTGGTATTGGTATTGCCACGCTCGTGGTCTTGGGAGAGGTGTGTTGTAGCCAGGTGGTGGATACAAACTGAACAAAAAACCTCTTCAAGGGCCGCGGGCGAAAGCCGGCGGCCCTTGTTTTTTTGGTCGACGGTTGGATACCCGCTCAATGAAGAGACAACTTCAAGGAGAAAGAAATGCACATTGGTAAAGCTATCAGACTGGAAAGGATCTTCAATCGGAACACTGGTCGAACTATCGTCGTCCCCATGGATCATGGCGTGACTGTCGGCCCCATTGACGGACTTGTCGACATGCGTGAGGCCGTAGGCAAAGTCGTTGACGGCGGCGCCAACGCGGTAATCGAACATAAAGGCCTGGTCCGCTGCGGTCACCGAGCTCAAGGCAAGGATATCGGGCTTATCGTCCATCTTTCGGCCTCCACATCGCTGTCCCCCTTCCCCAACGCCAAAACACTGGTCGCCAGTGTGGAAGACGCCGTCCGTCTCGGCGCAGACGCTGTGTCCATCCACTGCAACCTCGGCGACGAAACCGAAGCAGCCATGCTCAACGACTTCGGCAAAATTTCTTCTGACGCGGCAAACTGGGGCATGCCCCTTCTGGCCATGGTCTACGCTCGCGGCCCCAAGGTTTCCGACGAATACGCAGCCGACGTTGTAGCCCATTGCGCCCGTGTCGGCACCGAACTCGGCGCGGACGTCGTGAAGGTTCCTTACACCGGCAACATAGACACCTTTGCCCGTGTATGCGATTCATGTTGTGTCCCCGTTGTCATCGCAGGCGGCCCGAAACTTGACAGTACCGAGGCATTCCTTCAGATGGTTCATGATTCTCTGGAAGCTGGTGGCGCGGGATTGTCCGTCGGCCGCAACGTGTTCCAGCATGATAATCCGACCCGTCTGGTCGAAGCGCTGAACATGGTCGTGCACGGAGATGAAACCGTGGAAGCCGCTCTCAATCATCTCAATGGATAATGGTAGCGAACAATGAAAAAAGTCATCTTCAAGTCCGTCCCCTTTGACAAGAATCTCGTCACCCTTGCCCTTGAGTCGGGTGTGGACGCCGTGATGGTCGAAAAGGACCATGTCAAGGCGGTTCAATCCCTGGGCCGCGTCACGGTCATCACTCCAGAAGACATGCCCGTGGTCGAATTGACCAAGAAGGCCGACGAAGACGTCGCCATCAAAGGCATACGGGACGGCAAGGACGTCGTTCTCAAAAAGGGGTGGGAAATCATCCCGGTCGAGAACATCCTTGCACAGGTGGACACTCTGGCACTCGAATGCGAATCTCTGGACCGGGCCGTACTGGCCGCAGGTATTCTGGAACGCGGCTGTGACACTGTAGTCGTGCTGCCCGAAGGCGTATCCGACCTCAAGCAGATCGTCTCCGAACTCAAACTCTCGCAGGGAACCATGGACCTCCAAACCGCCGAAGTGACCGAGATTGAATCCACCGGCCTGGGCCACCGTGTTTGCGTGGACACCATTTCCGTATTGAAAAAAGGCCAGGGCATGCTCATCGGCAACTCCTCGGCCTTTTCTTTCCTTGTCCACGCCGAAACCGAATCCAATCCATATGTCGCCGCCCGCCCCTTCCGCATCAATGCGGGAGCCGTGCATGCCTATGCCCAGATGCCGGGCGACAAGACCACCTATCTTGATGAACTCGGTGCAGGTGACGACGTGCTCATCGTCGGCGCCGACGGTGCCACCAGCATCGCCACAGTAGGCCGTGTCAAGGTCGAAGTCCGCCCCATGCTGCTCATCAAGGCCGCAGTCAGGACCAAGGAAGGCGTCAAGGAAGGTCAGGTATTTCTCCAAAATGCCGAAACTATCCGCGTCGTTTCGGACAAAGGCGAGCCGGTATCCGTCGTCACCCTCAAAGTCGGCGACAAAATCATGGTCAAAACAGATGAAGCCGGCCGACACTTCGGCATGCGCATCACGGAAGAAATCAAGGAAGCCTAAGCTTCGGAGAACGTCATGGCAGACAAAGACCACAACGATATTCCCGATCTCGGCGAACTGCGGGAGTCCATAGACTCCGTGGATCAACAAATCGTGGACCTGCTCAACAAACGGGCGAACCTGAGCCTCGGCGTGGGCCGGTACAAGGCATCCAAGGGTGAGCCTATCTACAAGCCGTTCCGCGAACAGGAAGTCATGAACAAAATCGCGGATTCCAGCCCGGGCCCACTCCCGGACAAGCATCTGCGCACCATCTATCGCGAAATCATGAGTTCTTCGCGACACCTGCAACGCCCCGAACGCGTGGTCTACCTCGGTCCTGAAGGCACCTTCTCCTATTTCGCCGCCATCGAGCACATGGGCAGTGCCGCATCCCTGACTCCCAAAGCCAATTTTGAGGAAATTTTCCGGGCCGTGGCCGAGGAAGGGGCCGAACTCGGCGTCATTCCGCTGGAAAACACCATTGAAGGCACTGTAGGACAAGTCGTTGACCTGTTCATGAAATATAAGGTCTACATCCAGGCCGAAGTCTTTAGCCGCATAAGCCATTCCCTCATGTCCAAGGCCGAATCACTTGAGGACGTGGAAGTCATTTACTCCCACCCCCAACCGCTCGGCCAATGCCGCGACTGGTTACGCACCCATCTGCCGAATGTTCCGACCATCCCCATGGAGTCAACGGCAGAAGCCGCCGAATTGGTCGCAGGCAAAAAAGCCGCCGCCGTTATCGGACATATCAAACTGGCGGACATGCATGCCATGAACGTGCTTGCGCAATCCATCGAAGACCTGCCTGACAACTGGACACGATTCCTGATCATTGGAGCAGCTCCTTCACAGGAAGACCGGCGCGACAAGACAAGCATACTTTTCACCCTGCCTGATAAGCCGGGCGCACTTGCACGCGTGTTGACCACTCTGGCTCATCAGGGCATCAACATGACCAAACTGGAGTCCCGCCCGTTCAGAGGTGAAAAATGGAAATACGTCTTCTTCACCGACCTTGAATGTGATTTGAGCGGAGACCGATACAAAGACGTTCTTGAGGACATTCGCCAGCAATGCCATACTCTGCGCGTCCTTGGCACATACCCTACCCAGGAGAACAGATCATGAGCAAAGAACCGATTATCATCAACGCCCCGGCCAGCAAGTCGCTGTCGCACCGCACACTCATTGCCGCAGCATTGGCCAACGGCGTATCCGAGATTTCCTCCATTCTGGACTCCGACGACATCACCCGCACACGAGGTTGCCTGACAGCCTGCGGCGCGAACATCGTCGAGCAGGACGGGAAACTGATTGTCACCGGCAT
The genomic region above belongs to uncultured Pseudodesulfovibrio sp. and contains:
- a CDS encoding 2-amino-3,7-dideoxy-D-threo-hept-6-ulosonate synthase, whose protein sequence is MHIGKAIRLERIFNRNTGRTIVVPMDHGVTVGPIDGLVDMREAVGKVVDGGANAVIEHKGLVRCGHRAQGKDIGLIVHLSASTSLSPFPNAKTLVASVEDAVRLGADAVSIHCNLGDETEAAMLNDFGKISSDAANWGMPLLAMVYARGPKVSDEYAADVVAHCARVGTELGADVVKVPYTGNIDTFARVCDSCCVPVVIAGGPKLDSTEAFLQMVHDSLEAGGAGLSVGRNVFQHDNPTRLVEALNMVVHGDETVEAALNHLNG
- a CDS encoding 3-dehydroquinate synthase II family protein, which produces MKKVIFKSVPFDKNLVTLALESGVDAVMVEKDHVKAVQSLGRVTVITPEDMPVVELTKKADEDVAIKGIRDGKDVVLKKGWEIIPVENILAQVDTLALECESLDRAVLAAGILERGCDTVVVLPEGVSDLKQIVSELKLSQGTMDLQTAEVTEIESTGLGHRVCVDTISVLKKGQGMLIGNSSAFSFLVHAETESNPYVAARPFRINAGAVHAYAQMPGDKTTYLDELGAGDDVLIVGADGATSIATVGRVKVEVRPMLLIKAAVRTKEGVKEGQVFLQNAETIRVVSDKGEPVSVVTLKVGDKIMVKTDEAGRHFGMRITEEIKEA
- the pheA gene encoding prephenate dehydratase yields the protein MADKDHNDIPDLGELRESIDSVDQQIVDLLNKRANLSLGVGRYKASKGEPIYKPFREQEVMNKIADSSPGPLPDKHLRTIYREIMSSSRHLQRPERVVYLGPEGTFSYFAAIEHMGSAASLTPKANFEEIFRAVAEEGAELGVIPLENTIEGTVGQVVDLFMKYKVYIQAEVFSRISHSLMSKAESLEDVEVIYSHPQPLGQCRDWLRTHLPNVPTIPMESTAEAAELVAGKKAAAVIGHIKLADMHAMNVLAQSIEDLPDNWTRFLIIGAAPSQEDRRDKTSILFTLPDKPGALARVLTTLAHQGINMTKLESRPFRGEKWKYVFFTDLECDLSGDRYKDVLEDIRQQCHTLRVLGTYPTQENRS